A region of the Cannabis sativa cultivar Pink pepper isolate KNU-18-1 chromosome 3, ASM2916894v1, whole genome shotgun sequence genome:
CTATTATAAACTTTATTACGAAAACAACttataaaacatattataacgtgatatttagatattttatgaAATATACCGAATATTAATTGATCAGTAACTCATAAAAAACTTttcatatttaaatttttctatttatttctatatatattttaaaaccaataatatattaattaaaaagttatgagggtgtgtaatttttttttacactaattaagaaaataaaataaaaagtacaaTGTCAAtagtataatatatttttttgtgtaaattACATATAACTTTAGATACTAACAACCAGGGGTGGACCCACATAGAGGCGAGGTGGGGCAGTCGCCCACCCTGAAAAAAAAatcgggaaaaaaaaaaatatatatatatatatatatatatacattttagttagttacaacatatatttataaataaaaatgatatttaaacacataaaataagCTTTGGTATAATGGTTAAGTCATTTCATGCATTTAAAAGATGTCATGAGTTCTAAGCCCAATAAAAAGCATGtttactttaatatttttatgttacttttTGAACCTCTACCAATAATACttatatttaatttcttaattattgaaccaaatatattttattgttactttataatatatttaatactaaaatataaattttcattaatttttaacatgttatgcaatgtggaaaaaaaaaagacgcACCCTctcacttataaaaaaaaaaagtgtcgcCCCCCCTCAATTTAAATTCTGGGTCTGCCACTGCTAACAACTGATTCAAACATTAATACTATATAGTATATAAAATATAGCAGTTatacaaatatttatattaatatatttattttaatttatatataataataatttttacatgttattatattctaattagtgtgagatatatatatactagaaagtagttataatcatattttgtaattttaacaaattatgtgattttatatatattaaaagttatatatattttagacaTTATGTAATAttgtatatttgtatatatatacttataggtatatatattttaaattgcatgtgtatatatttttaaattgttgTGTATAGATactagaacatatatatatttaaatacatTATGTGATTGTAtaactttatatattaaaagtgtctatctaacggcatttcttggtttaacagaatataccttaaaaataaaagaatattctgttaaatttaacgatgttaataggtttgatctcacgttaacaaataaacccaataattaaactaaaaaattatacaatctttttttaaattaaaaaaatatcttaaccacatatctctctaacaaaccgtatatctcaaattttaatattttttttcttatttttttttaaacaaaacatTCCTCGCTAAAGTTGTTATGACcatatcttaattaatttaattattggcAAAAACACATGGCATGAGATGCCCTTAATTATTTTCCAAATAATCAACCATTAATCCACTTGATCAATATCAATCACTacatctatttattttttattataatataaatttaaattctcacaataaattaaatcacGTGTAgtgttataaattaataatgataataatatattatctatatccttttcattaaaatttaaaaataaacccaataattaaactcaaaaaatatctatctatatatatatattaatatttgtcAATTAATTTGATAAGCAACTTTTAGGTAAAACTGAGCCAAAAGATTTTTCAATTACATTGCCACAAAAGGATTGAGCTAATTTGTTTCCAAAAGTTTGAATTATTACCACTAATCACCAACAATTTGAATTTAGAGGTATGTtctatttgaattaatttatttattcattgggcttatatatttgtgtatttattattttttgtgtatttgtgtatttatgcgatttttttttgatgaattactctttttaaaaataaatatgtttatataaatttaattttaaactctatataaaataatactttttttttctagaaacataaagctacaaacgaattttattataaatcatcaatataaaatttaaactctatattaaaaaataccttttttttttctagaaacataaagctacagactaatttcattaacaatcatcaatataaatattcaagtatgaataaatcagaacaattcaaaatctgaacaaataaatattcaagtatttcaataaattcataaacaaataaatcagaacaatttaaaatctcaaatcaagaaaattaaaagtttagataaataatctttacaaatatgaaaaacttaaatagatCTATCTACCATTATTGTTGCCGTTGTTTAGTTActgaattcttaaacaaaaactactagaacttatataaaactaatatttacgtggctcgtCACGTAACTCTTATCTAGTATACTAAAATGTATATACTTTTTAATCCAACGAAAGAAAGTAATAttaacatatattataaaatatagtttattatgatttatttttattaaaaaatttacatttattgtgtactatataattatacgtttatttttttaaaaatacgttagtaaaataatataaaaaaatacgttaaaaatgaaataaataataataaaccatattattataaaatatgttAATATTACCTTAGTATATACAATCACGTAatgtattttttaagatatatgTTTACCCAAAGATAGCTCTCTAGAAACAACTATCCtcatattaaaattctttttcctttaTTCTATGAAATTTACAAAGTAATACTGTACAAACAACCCTCTTACACAAAAATGACTCGTATAAAAGAAGAATTAAATAgtgatatattaaattataaatattataaaattattattattataattaatttatttgaagaATTTGCATTGATTATGATTTATAACCCAATAAAGTTATAAACAAAATAACATTATAGgaattgtcaaaaaaaaaaaaaataacattatagGAGTCggtacataaataataataatataaaaatattaattaaaaatgaaaaaaaagtaattattaTGAGATTAATGTAACAAAGTGAGATTACATGTACTAAAGTGAAatttttccattaaaaaaagcataaaaattgataaaaaaaaaaattctaaattactTCTTATCTTGCATTGAACAGTTTTTTTTCGTtccatttgaaaataaattagcCACCAAAATAATGGAAAATTCATAAACACCAAACAATAATCAAATTAGTAAgaattagtttttctttttccatttcattacctctaaTTACCTCCACATTTTTGCTCTAATAATTTTGATATAATGATAATTTTGTCAAATAGGTAAACAAGGATAAATTAACGTACGATCCCAAGTAACCATGTTCATAAAATTTGCTCTTAGTTATCCACGTTAACTAGTTTACCAtaaaatttcaatatttaatttaagatacCACATTTCACCATCAAAATCTCCATTAACTCCTCttacattttatttaacaaaaaagCTTACACATTTTCATTATACATAGAGAGAGCCTCAACATACAAAGTGATTGAAGCAAACATAGTATAAGCCTTGGTTGGATACATAGCTAGATTAACTATGATTACACTTAATCTGTCTTGAGAGACAGAAGATCCTCAAACTTAGCTTGGGCGGTGGTGGTAGTGGTGGGGCAGATTTTTGGGCATCCCTTGACCTCATAGGAGCACCAACAACGGGGGCACAGAGACCGATCACAGGCACAACCACCACTGCAGTTCGATGGACACTTTCCTTGTCTCGTATCACTACGATAACACTTCCCAGCTTCTTCGTCGCATTCACAGCTTAAACATTTCGTCGGTCCtgatcaataataaaaacaaaaactatAGTTTTactatacaaaaatattattcattCAAAAAATTTATTCAAGTGACCAAGGTAACCCTAATTAGGTAGTGTAAAAGACTCACCAGGTGGTGGGCAAGGCCTATTATCAAACAGCCCCAGAAAGTCCACACGAGCATGAGTTGTTGCAGCCACAAGTGCCAATAGTAGCAACGCTAGGAGAGTCTTGTTGAAAGCCATTGATATTGTTTAGTAAAAAGTAAGAGGTGATATACTTGATTTAGAtttgtataaatttatataaggGCCACCAACAACATTTACATTTTTACCATGTGAAAAATTGTTTTCACTTTTCACCAACCAAACCGGTGGAGTTCCATATTTTATCTTCATGAGAAACGTGTCATTTAGGTTGGTAGAGACGTGTACAATTTCGggctagaatatatatatagctttattaatttttcaactttttaGTAGTAATTTGTCAATGGTTTGAATTTTTCGACGCATCACGTGAACACTATATGGAtcagttctttttttttttttcttatttaaacaatCACCAAAATCATCCATAAACATACAGCTAAACGCTAAAGAgtataaatgccaaaaataaaataatacaagcaAACAACTTACTTATTCATTTAAAAAGCACAGCTACTTCCTGTGCGGTCACATTAGCCCACTGatatacataaattaaaaacaattttaaaaatttgaataagaTACTTGTTACTTCTTCTAATAATAGTTTTAGATATAATTAATATCTCCTAACAAAAATAGGCATATTTACTAAATGGTCAGAATCAACCTATATAGGACAGATTAAAGATGCTTTATCTCATCTCCCTGCTACCCACGTTTCTCACGCTCAGCAAATACTTTGGCTGATAGACTTGCTCATTGGGCTTCAGGGTTAGACGAAGCTACTATTTAGATTAGCGATGACCCTTGTAATCTTACTCAATTTCTTTCTCTCTAGTGGGCTCCCTttccctcaaaaaaaaaaaaaaaaaacctatataatgaattttaaatagaaaaccTATCCAACGTTACATATATTGTCAGACAATATGTCTGAAATACTGAAAATCTCTATCTTCTACTAATAAGTTAACAATCAATACTTGTTCTACTTCTTTCAATTAATCTAATTGAAAATAAGATGTTTAAAATTGCATAAActacaaaaatactaataaaaatcactaaaaactATTTCTAAAAAGGGTGAAAGGACTATTAAAAAACACTTATCtgctaaaaatattattttctagcAAAGCAGGCATATCATTTCAAGTCGCCAAAACTCAAAAATTTCTATTTCAATAActcaataattttattactctaataaatataactaaaaataatataataataaacaaaaataaataggtaatgatatttttaaaataataataaattaataataaataaaaaatattatctaaaataataaatttaacttAATAACTACCAACACATATTAGATAAAAAATTaccaacatatatataaaatattccaaaaactttaaaatatgatcaccaactaaaaaaattaattgtacTAGTCATAAAGATGTATAATTTGACACAGGGTCGACCAAAGGGTGGAACAGTCAAGGTGTACGTAGCCGCAAGTCCCATAATTTTTTAGAcctctaaaaaattaaaattaatctatatatacatatataaaaacttataatatataaatatttcatttaattaaatacatgaAAATCTTATGGCATTGATGGTAATTGGGGCATTCTATTAAGTGAGAGATTGTAGGTTTAATCCATCCACCTtgctttttatattttaaaatgttataaatgtttttttttttcatttcaaagtcataactaaaaaaaattaaaaaaaataataaataaattaaatattttaaaataaataaataattatattataacttaattatttgtattaaattatttgaaaaatgtactgtaactcttttatttttaagatattcatgtaatttttaatagtactataaataatacataatgtatatttattatgtttttttttataatttatgaatatgttaaaaaattatataatttttaaaatattatttttcttaaaaacaaatatactaaaatatatgACACTTTAATAGAGATGCTcatagtaattaaatattaatttatcgAATTAgcttatatgttttttttttgtgtagagataaaataattaaaattagtattgtatcaaaatttaattaatatttatctttaatttttatatagataggctttttttaaatttcgccTGAGGCCTCTTTTCACTTTTAGACAGCCCTAATGTGACCCTATATAACATTGCGATAAATTCTTAGGAAGTAATCAAATTTGACCATCAAATTAAAACTATgttttaaaatgttaaatatgaACCATATAACCGGAAAAGTAGGGGTGcgcaaaaaatccaaaaaacagACCAAACCGAATACATCAACCGTCCGAACACCGAAAAAACTGATACCGAAAAAACCGCCTTAACATGGTCGGTTTTAGCGGTTTTAGTGTCAATGGCAAACCGACCAATTAAACCGAGAACCGaccgaacatatatatatattatatataatatatattattttttttacatatttaatatacaattttattaaactagttttacttatattttttttatttaaagtctcaattattcattgttttattttattatagtttgatgcatttacatattatttatacacattcataaaataatacaagttttttaatataactcattaccatattaatagcacaaataatttgaacaaatttaaaaaagattattttacattattcatttaactaagaaagttttactcttaaattatatgatatttgatacaatactctaatttttttagttttcaaataattataaaaaaattaaaaaattattttttttaaaaaaaaataaagttcgaTTTGGTcagtttaaaccgaccaaaccgtggATTAAAACGGTCggttttttttacatttgtatAATAGTCGGTCGATTTTCAGATTATAACCATGAAACCCGAAAAcc
Encoded here:
- the LOC133035805 gene encoding uncharacterized protein LOC133035805, translated to MAFNKTLLALLLLALVAATTHARVDFLGLFDNRPCPPPGPTKCLSCECDEEAGKCYRSDTRQGKCPSNCSGGCACDRSLCPRCWCSYEVKGCPKICPTTTTTAQAKFEDLLSLKTD